Proteins encoded within one genomic window of Streptomyces taklimakanensis:
- a CDS encoding ATP-binding protein, translated as MRKKGRSRERLPNRPPQTGERAREVARGFVRAIKPNAQVADVDAVLLGVSELVSNAVRHAGGVTDFHLEATHGGVEVSVSDASVRRPRTVQINPSVPGGFGWLLVRELASEVTVVLRPGEGKTIRAAFPLRA; from the coding sequence ATGCGCAAGAAGGGCCGGTCCCGGGAACGGCTGCCGAACCGCCCCCCGCAGACCGGGGAACGGGCACGGGAGGTCGCCCGCGGATTCGTGCGCGCCATAAAGCCGAACGCGCAGGTCGCGGATGTGGACGCCGTGCTGCTGGGCGTCTCGGAGCTGGTCTCCAACGCGGTTCGCCACGCCGGCGGGGTGACGGATTTCCACCTGGAGGCCACGCACGGCGGAGTCGAGGTGTCGGTCTCCGATGCCAGTGTCCGGCGTCCCCGGACGGTCCAGATAAACCCCTCGGTGCCCGGCGGATTCGGTTGGTTGCTGGTGCGCGAGCTGGCCTCCGAGGTCACGGTCGTGCTACGCCCCGGAGAGGGCAAGACGATCCGGGCGGCGTTTCCCCTCCGGGCGTGA